The DNA segment GTTTCGTGATAATAAGGCCTGTGACTAACCCATTCTAAAAATTCTGGGTAGCGATCGCCAAACTGTAATTTCACAATTTCCTGGGAATAGGAAAGCGTTTGGCGTAGATGTTTGCGTTCATGATTACCCATCAAAACGATAGTGTTGGGGCGATTTTTGAGAAAATCATACACCCTGACAGAATCAACCCCGCGATCGACGATATCACCTAATGAGATTAAACAGTCTTCTTTTGTAATTTGCGCTTTAGTTAGTAGTTGAAGCAGTTCTTCATAACAACCATGAATATCACCAACTATGATTGTTCGCATAGTCTCAGTTAGATCAAATAACTTAAGTTTAATAGGGGATTTGAATTAAATTAGGACTTACGCATGAAAACGAAAAATCAAGGGTTTGGAAAAGGGTGTAGGGGTATAGGGGAGTAAGTGAAGACGCGACTCATCGCGTCTCTACGGATGGTTTATTCATTTTTTGGTGTTCCCTAATTTAAGCCTTGCAATACGGCCACTAATTTTTCTATATGTGATGCTTTATGAGTTGCCATTAAGGATATTCTGATGCGACTTGTGGGGACTGTGGGGGGACGAATTGCTGGGGCGAAGATTCCTGCTTGTTTTAGTTGCTTACCCACTTGTAGCGCTTCGCTGGGACTTGACAACTGAAAACATAGTATGGGCGATGCTGATGGTAGTAATTTGAGGTTTGGTATTTTCTGTAATAATTCTCTCAAGTAATTAACGTTGTGCCATAACTGCATTCGGTGTTGTGGTTCTTGTTGAGCTATATTGATTGCTGCTAGGGCTGCTGCTGTATCTGCGGGTGATAACCCTGTGGTATATATCCAACTAGGGGCGCGGTTTCGCAAATAGTCAATCAGGTTGTGGCTTCCTGTTACATAACCGCCTAGACTACCTAAGGCTTTACTCAATGTACCAATTTGGATTAATTGCCTACCTGTACACCCAAAATGTTCTACACACCCAGCACCAGTTTCACCCATCACTCCAGTAGCATGAGCTTCATCAACTAGGAGCATACAACTAAATTCTTCAGCCAAATCTAATAGATCTGGTAAAGGGCATAAATCCCCATCCATGCTGAAGACGCTATCCGTCAAAATTAAACAACGTCGGTAGTTTTGCCGTTGCTCAAGTAATTGGGTTTTCAGTTCCCCTACCTGACAGTGGGAATATTCCCTAACTGTCGCCCCACTGAGAATAGCTCCATTTTTCAGACTGGAATGATTGTATTGGTCAGATAAGATTAAATCACGCTTGCCGACAAGAGCTGCGATCGCTCCTATATTAGCCAGATAGCCTGAGCTAAACACTAACGCGTCTTCTGTTTGTTTCCAAGAGGCGATCGCCTTTTCTAATTGCCCATGCAGTTCTCGATGTCCACTCAATAATCTCGAACCAGTACTCCCAGTGCCAAATTCTTGAGTAGCAGCTACAGCCGCAGCTATTAAGCGTTCATCCCCAGCCAACCCCAAATAATCATTACTAGCAAAATTAATTACCTCCTGACCCCCTAAAACTACGCTTGCGCCAGCACGACCCTGTATTGCTTGCACTGAACGATACCAATCTGCCCGATGGATGGTTAGGAGTGAGTTTTGTAACCAAGCATAGGGATCGGGCATAGCAATTCAAAATTCAAAATTCAAAATTCAAAATTCAAAATTAAAGAACTCTTAGGGAGTGGGGGAGTAGCTGATGACTAATGACTAACTTGCTCACTACTGCTGAGGTGGGCGATCGCTTGTTTGATCCAGTCTTCTACATAGGCATCCTTGGGTAATCCGATGTCTTCACTGACTACGTGTAAAGCGTGGCTAACTTCATGGGCGGTGTAACCCAGGGCGAATAGAGTCATTTGCACTTCTTCGAGAATGCCGGGGGCTGGGCCTTCGGTAGCGACGAAGAAGCCTGCTGATTTGCGCCACTCGATTAATTTGGCTTTGAGTTCCAAACAAACACGCTCGGCGATTTTTTTGCCCACACCTGGGGCTTGAATTAAGATTTGGACGTTAGCAGCAATGATGGCTTGGACTAAATCGGGTAGTTCCAAGGTGTCTAAGAGAGCGATCGCGCTGGCTGCACCTACACCACTCACAGACAATAGGTGGCGGAATAAATCCCGTTCGGCTGGGGAAGAGAAACCATAAAGCAAGGGAATTTCTTCCCGGACTTGGTAATGGGTAAATATTTGTACCAAATCTCCGGTTGTGGGTAATTGCTTGGCTAACCGTTGGGGAATTTGCAAATCATAGCCCATACCATTCACTTCGAGAGTGAGAATGACACGATTGCTGCCTACGTTTTGAATACCGGCGACTATACCTTTGAGATAGCTAATCATTCGAGGAAACCAAAGAATTGTAAACCTTCAATAATTCCACCTGCACAAAAGTTTTTTGCCAGGTAGCGATGGTCTGCGGGATACTCACTGTGCCACTGAAGCAACTCCGGTCGGGCATTCCCGACGATGATTCCCCTTTCGTTGCCCACAGCGAACAAAGCAATATCATTACCTGAATCACCACAGACAACTGTTCTTTCTGCTGCAAATTTCCACTTTTGACGAAGAAACTGCATTGCCTGACCTTTATCGCTGTTTAATGGTACAATGTCAAGGTCTATACCGCTACTATAAATTAACTTTATATTTAGTTTACATTTCGCTAACTCTGTCTCAAGTTGTGGTATGACCTTAAATGAGGCTTCTTGATGCAGAAAAAAACTGACTTTAAAAGGACGTTGTTCCGAGTCTGGTTGCAGCATTAATTCAGGAAATTTTTTAGTTACGGACAATACTAGTTCTCGATTCCAGCCATCGTTAAGAATTTCTGACCAGTCAGAATCAGGATTACCACTACCATCAAGATAGATTTCCGTACCCACAGACAAAACTAACCCATCAGGTTCTATCAGGTTTTTTTCTACTTGCAGTTCTTTGTAAAGAATAGGCGATCGCCCAGTGGCATAAACTATCTTTGTGCCATATTCTTGACGATGGTGAGTGAGTATCTGGCTGAGTTCTGCCAGGGCTGCATCATTACCTACCAGAGTATGATCCAAATCGGTGACAAAAAGAAATGGCTTCATTATTTTGTTCCCAAATTCATAGGTCAAGCATTCCGAGCTAATTTACCAGATTTTGGTTCTTATGTATTCTCACCAGTGTAGGAGTGTGAGGGTGTAGGGGTGTAAGGGTGTAAGGGTGTGAGGGTGTAAGGGTGTGAGGGTGTAGGGTGTAAGGGTGT comes from the Nostoc sp. PCC 7120 = FACHB-418 genome and includes:
- the bioF gene encoding 8-amino-7-oxononanoate synthase, with translation MPDPYAWLQNSLLTIHRADWYRSVQAIQGRAGASVVLGGQEVINFASNDYLGLAGDERLIAAAVAATQEFGTGSTGSRLLSGHRELHGQLEKAIASWKQTEDALVFSSGYLANIGAIAALVGKRDLILSDQYNHSSLKNGAILSGATVREYSHCQVGELKTQLLEQRQNYRRCLILTDSVFSMDGDLCPLPDLLDLAEEFSCMLLVDEAHATGVMGETGAGCVEHFGCTGRQLIQIGTLSKALGSLGGYVTGSHNLIDYLRNRAPSWIYTTGLSPADTAAALAAINIAQQEPQHRMQLWHNVNYLRELLQKIPNLKLLPSASPILCFQLSSPSEALQVGKQLKQAGIFAPAIRPPTVPTSRIRISLMATHKASHIEKLVAVLQGLN
- the ruvA gene encoding Holliday junction branch migration protein RuvA, whose translation is MISYLKGIVAGIQNVGSNRVILTLEVNGMGYDLQIPQRLAKQLPTTGDLVQIFTHYQVREEIPLLYGFSSPAERDLFRHLLSVSGVGAASAIALLDTLELPDLVQAIIAANVQILIQAPGVGKKIAERVCLELKAKLIEWRKSAGFFVATEGPAPGILEEVQMTLFALGYTAHEVSHALHVVSEDIGLPKDAYVEDWIKQAIAHLSSSEQVSH
- a CDS encoding sucrose-phosphate phosphatase, with translation MKPFLFVTDLDHTLVGNDAALAELSQILTHHRQEYGTKIVYATGRSPILYKELQVEKNLIEPDGLVLSVGTEIYLDGSGNPDSDWSEILNDGWNRELVLSVTKKFPELMLQPDSEQRPFKVSFFLHQEASFKVIPQLETELAKCKLNIKLIYSSGIDLDIVPLNSDKGQAMQFLRQKWKFAAERTVVCGDSGNDIALFAVGNERGIIVGNARPELLQWHSEYPADHRYLAKNFCAGGIIEGLQFFGFLE